The DNA region AGAGTTCAATGGATACATTCTTAGAAGACAAGGTCTAATCTATTGTTGTTAGTAGAATTCAGGAACAGAACGATAGGAAAGTGGTTTTCCCGCTTTTTTTCAACCGTTCAAATATTCTTTACGAATTTCTAGGAACGGAAAATCCTTACTCATTCGTCCAAATATTATACTAAATAAAATATTGAATAGGGCCGTTTTATTCTGCCCGATTCAAAATGGAAAAAAGGAACCTTCGATCTCATGAGTGAACCCATTGAAAAGACACAAATCGGTAAGGAAGAAGAAGATTCTCACTTCGCGCAGATCAAGAACCTAGCCAAAGAAGCCTATCGCTATTTGGACAGCCGACAGTGGGACAAGGCGGAATCCAAGTTAAAGGAACTTCTCGCCAAGGAACCAGCGAATACGTACGGCCTCGTCGGAATGGGAGACCTCCATTTCAAACGCAAGGAATTCAAACAAGCATTAGATTTTTATAATAGATGTATCAAGGAAGATTCGTCCAACAAATTCTCCCTCATGGGAATGATGAATTGCTATCGCGAAATGAACCTGCTGAATCGCGTGATAGAGATCGCCGAGGAATACAGACATATCACGATCACGGACGCATCCATTCTTAGCCGCGTGGCAGACGCGCACAGAAAGCTCAAGAATTTCAAAGAGTCCGAAGTCTATTACATGCAGGCTCTCCAAATCAATCCGAAAGACCAGTATGTGATCGTAGGTCTTGGGCATCTCTTCTTCGCATGCCAAAGATACAAGGACGCGATCCACTGGTGGGAAAAATTGCTCGTGATCCAACCGGACAATATCAAGATATTGACGGAGATCGGAAACAGTTATCGCAAGATCAAGGATTTCGACGAAGCCATACAATATTACCGTCGCGCGGCCGATCTGGATCCCAAGAATTTCTTCGCATTGTACGGATTAGCCGAGTCTTATCGGGGAAAGAAGGATTTCCGGAAAGCGAACGAATTCTGGGAAAGAATTTTGGAGTTCGATCCAGACAACAAATTGATCATCAATCGTTACGCGGACAGCTTACGAGGGATGGGAGAGTACGATAAGGCTCTGGAATGTTTCAACCGGATCCTTTCCGAAGGAGAAGATTACTTCGCTCTACTCGGAAAAGCTTCCTCTCTCAAACTGAAAGGTAGCCGCGACAAAGCTGAGGAAATCTATCTGGATCTGCATCGGAAATTCCCGATGGATCCGAGACCCGTCATCGAACTCTCCGAGTTGTATTACGACGTCGCAAGAAAGGACGAGGCAGTCAAACTTCTGGAGGACTTCCACAGAAAGCAGCCTTTAAACGAGGAAGTGAAGGCAAAACTGGATTTCTTTACGGAAGAAGGCTAACCTCCTCCTTCACACTGGCCTTTTCCCTTTCCAAAAGTTCCGGAAGGGGAAAAACCTCCTCCTTTCCGTTCCTCAAGTACACCGCTTCCGCATCCCAGGCACCGTCTTTTCTCCGCAACCGAACATGATGGTGCCAAGAAATGCCTTCTGCATCCCGGAAAACCCGGGGAACTCGAGCCGCGTTGATAAATAGGGTTCCTGACTTTCTGACCTTCCAGATTCGAAATAAGACGGAACGTTTCGTATGATGGTGCATATGCCCTGCGATCACCACATTAGGCGTCCTTCCGTAAGATGCGGCATGTTCCAGAAAGGTTGCAAGGTCCGTATCCCCGAAATCCCCTTCTTCTTTCCGAAAATCACATCCCCAAATATCCGAGGCTTTGTTCCCCAGGCCGGCGGGTCCGTTATGTGCCAGAACCAATAGATCCTCTCCGGATTCCGCGGCTTCCCTTCCCAACGAATCCAGCTTTCGGACGGAATCCGCCATATTCGAGACGGAGAATTTCTTTCGTAAAAAAGGGAGAAAATTCAGACGAAATCCCATGGACAGCGGCCTAGCCCCGAGAATCGTCAGACCCCCGATCTCCTTATGTAAAGAATATTCGCATATTCTAATATCCCCAAGTTCTTTACGGAAACGGGAATACCTTCTAAGATGCCAAGGAAGACCGGGCCAGGTCAAAAAAGAAGGAAGGTGTAGAATTTCCGCTAAAAGTTGGAACAAAGAAGTCGTATCATGGTTTCCCGGGACCAAGTAGCAGGGCTTTCGGATTTTCGAAATCTCCTGTGCCACTCGGAATGTTGATTCCGTTCGGTAGGTCCCGAGATCTCCCGTAAAGAGTACTGCGTCGTATTCACTTTTTGAAAAATACTCAGTATCGACCGAGGTCCAAAAACCGTGGATATCACCGATGATTGCCAGCGAAAAATTTTTCAACGAGGAGGTCCTACCGACAGAGAGGTTCCTTCATGAATAATTCCTTGTGTTCTCGCAGGAAAGACATTTTCTGGGTTAGTCTCTCCCGTCTAACCAGGGAACTCAGACGTACCACCAAAGGTCGAAGCGCCGATGCGAAAATAAAAAAAGCTTAGATCATTCGAGGCAATCAGGCAACCGCATGCAAGGAATCAGTAAAGAAATCAACAAATTCATAGCGCGTTTTATTTTCTATACGGAAGCAGTCGCGTTTTTAGTGGCAGTGCCAATCACTCTCTTTTTGTTTACGCTGGTATTGGAACTTGACGAATCTCAAACCCGGAACCTGCTCCTCGCCGCATCCATCGCCACTCCGTTCCTACTTTTGTACACGATTCTAGCAACCCGCTGGAAATTGACGGTACTCTACGAATACAGAAGCCAATTCGATACGGGAGCGGTAAATCGCGAAACCGTTTTCAAAGCCCAAAAGGCCTTGTTCCGATTGCCCATCCTCCATTCCTTGGAGGCCGGCAGCCGAATGCTGTTAGGCGGCGCGATTACCGCCTTTCTATTCGGCTATTTTGATCCCGGAATTGCGGCGGATTATTATAATTTGTTCGGCGTGCTTTTGTTTATGACCGCCTGCCTTTCCCTGTATTTCTATCTGACTACGGAAAAGCTCAAAGAGGATTTAAGTCGGACGGACATTTTCGGGTCCATAGACGCCAGCTCTCTGGTAAGACTCAGCCTGAACCGTACGCTTTCTCTCACGTTTTTTTGCATCGTTTTCATTTTGGCGGTCGGCGTTTCCACCATCGTTTACAAGCTCTCTTACAATTCTCTCAGAGGCGCGTATTTCGAACAGATGAAGAATTTGGCCCAAACTCTAGATATACTTACCGAAACCATCTACCGGGACGCGGAAAAGGATTCGGAAGACCTAACGGAAAATCAGAATTTGAAATACTTTCTTTCGAAGTTCGACACGAAGGAATCCTCGGGCATTCTGGAAAAGTTCATCTCCTCCAAGAGCAGATTCGACGGTGTAGCGATCTTGCAAACGGAAGGCAATTCCTATAGAAAACTCGCTTTCGCCGGAACATTGGACTCGGAGATCGGCCTTATCACGGAGAAATTTTCTCTTCCCGGCTCCGATCAGATTGCGGAACAGATTTCCAAAAACCGGATTTTCGCCAGCGAACCGAGCGCTTCCCCCGAAGGAGGTTCGCCGGTGGTTCTGCTCATCAAACAGATTTCCGTTCCTACGGAGGGAAGAACCACCTTTGCGGTTTTTTCCTTTAAGATCGGAGAATTGACCGGCTGGATTCTGCAATCCGTAAAAGTGGGCAAAACGGGTTATCCCGGGCTCTGGTCGGAACGGATGACCTTCGTAAATCATATTAATCCCGCCTTCCGCTTGAAAAAACTACAGGAATTTTCCTTTCGGGATGATTTCAAGAAAAGCCGGGACGGCGAACCGGTCCGCTATAATCTGAATGGAGTTTATAAATATCTAATCTATAAATCCAACCCCGGTTTCGGATTCAAATCCTTCGTAGCGATCGAAAACGGAGAGATCGCGGATCAGGCGTTATCGACGGCTCTTTATATGATCTTCTTTTCCTTTTTCGGTCTGATCTTTGTGGCTGCTTTGATCTACTACATTCTGACGAAAAGCCTGAATCCATTGAACGAGAGCCGAGCCCTGATCGAAAAGATGGCGGAAGGGAACCTAAGCCATAACATCACAGTGCATTCCCGGAACGAGATCGGCGAAATGTCCATCAGTATCAACGAATTCAATAAGAAAGTGAAAAACGTACTTCATAAGATATCCGACGCTTCCTCCAATCTCGCGTCCTCCTCCGAGGAGATGTCCGCGACTCTCAAGTCCATTTCGGATAACGCTCAGGGTCAAGCGGCAGCAGCAGAGGAAATTTCCGCGTCTATCGAGGAAATCTCGGCGGGAATGGATTCCATCTCCCACCAAACCGACGAGCAGGTTCGACTTCTGGACCGGTTGGGGGGAGAGATGAACGCCTTCTCCTCCTCCGTACGCGCCACTTCCCGAAACGTAGAAGAAGCGTTGGGTCAGGTCAAACGGATCACGGAAGACGCGAAAAAAGGAGGCAAGACGCTCGAAAGAACGAATACCAGTATAGGAAAAATCTCCAGAAGTTCGGAGGAGATCACCGGAGTGATCGAAATCATCACGAATATCTCGGAGCAAATCCACCTGTTAGCGTTAAACGCCGCGATCGAAGCAGCCAGAGCGGGAGCGGCGGGAAAAGGATTTGCCGTGGTTGCGGACGAAATTTCCAAGCTTGCGGATAAGACCTCCAGCAGTACCAAGGATATAGAAGAGATCATCCAAGCGAACGAGGCCGAAATCGGAATCGGAGTCGGAAATATCAAGGAGACAGTCGCAGTGATCGGAGGAATCATTCGGGACATAGAAACGATTTACGCGAAAATGTCCGAAGTCTCTTCCTTCATGGGAGAACAGCTGAAAAGCAACGAGTCCGTGAACCAGAGCGGCTTAGAAGTGAAAAGTAGGTCGGATTCCATCCGTGCGGCCGTCCAGGAACAAAAAATGGCGATTCATGAAATCTCCACTACGATCTCCAATATCAATGATTTGACCCAGTCCAACGCGGCTTCTTCGGAGGAGTTAAGTTCCAGTTCCGTCGGTTTAGCGAATCTGGCCGAGGATCTAAAACGGGATTCCGAGTATTTTCATTTTTAAACGAAATCGCCGGAAGGAGATCCTGTGAGTGGAGCGACAAGGCGTTGCAAAACGACAGGAATCTCCTTGATTTTTACGGAAATACTTATAATTTGCACAAATATGGAATGGGAAAAGATTCTCCGGGACTCCGTTAAAGACAGCGTAATCAAGGAATTGTACCTCCGACGAGTTCCCACTCTCAAGACCTGCGACGACTGGAGCAAAGTAAAAGAAATAGGACTCGTGGACCATAAAACCAAATACGCTCATTACAAAGGCGGCCTAGTGAAATATGGAGAAGCCCTTTTCTTTGTAAGCGACGAGCGCCTGCAAGCCCTAGCCCCTTTCCGCAAATGGGAATTCAAAACGAAAATTAAAGTTACGACGGAATAACGGTATTTTTTCGTTCCGGAGAAATTCCCCCGGAACCGATCGATCAGCGAGTCAGCTTAATGATCAGATTCAGTTTCTCTGAGACGGTAATTACGTCTTGAACCCTAGCTTTATCCACGAGAATGGCGTTCGGGCCGATTTCGTCCAAGACGATCTTCTTTCCCTTGATCTGTCCTAAGAGAAGTTCCATGACGTTCTGATCTTTCGTACGAACGAGAACGCAATCTTCGGCGATTTCCACGACAGGAAGGTTTCCTCCCCAATCTTCCAATAGGAATAAGAGGTTTTGAGCCAGTTCCGCGCGACTAGAAGCCTTGAGAAAATCGATGAATTCGATCGGTTTGTATCCGAGCAAAATCCCCAACTGATAGGCTTCCTTTGTCAGAATGAAGGTATAGACCCTGTCATAATCCTTCAGTTCCGTAAAGGCCTTTAACAGATGGATTCCGTTGATGGAAACTTTTTCCGGGAAGGCGATGATGGAAAAATCCGGATTGATCGTGATTCCGCCCTTCTCGGTGGAACCAGTAAGCTCGCCGGTCTGGAAGAAGTACTCTCCCAATTTGGATAGAGCCAAAAAGCGGTTCGGGTATTCCACTTCCAAAAGGCCGAACAAATGCAGATAAAAAATAGCACTCATGATCTCTTTCCGGAGATCCGCCAGATCCGTTTGGAAATTCTTGGTCCGGAATCCCGGAGAAAGAATCAGATGGTCCCGGATAATCGTAGAAAAGATCACGGAGAGATGGATTCGTTTGGACTTGATGATCAGATTGACGCATTTGTCCAGGATCATCTTATCATAAAAAGGCATCTCCGTCGGTTGGAAGACTTCCGGAGGATTGATCCTCTTCATGCGAGCTTCATTGACCTCGTGAATCACGAGTTTCATGATTTCAAAAATATCCTTTTTCAGGAATCCTTCCACGTCTCCGCGGAGAATGATATTCTCGCCCTTGATATCGGCGAGATTCAGCAGACGCAGAATCGGAAGGATGAGTTCCATCTGGTAGATCTGGCTTTTTTCGGGAAAAATGCCGATGTCCGGATTCAAAAGCTCCTGTTCCGTACGCTTGTGGTCGGCCTGCTTTACTTTTCCGGATTTGGCCAAAACCAGGCCTTTTCTGCTGATATAAGAGAGTAATTTCTTGGTATTTAGGAAAAAATCCAGCTCGTTCGTAGCCGACTTTTCTTGGCGTTGGCGTGTTCCTTTCTTAATAGAAGGAAGGATGGGATTATTCTGTATGTATTTTAAAAGTTCTTCCGGAAGAGCAAAGACGCGGACGAATTTCTCTTCCACGAAACAGATATCCGCCACTAAACCTTTTTCGACCAATGCCGGAACGATCGCTTCGTATTTTCCGCGGTTCATCACCACGAAACTGCGGATATCGTCCGCATCCGCGACTCCTCCGCTCAAATAAATCCGAACTAACGTATCCTTTTCCAATTCGGACAGGGAAGTCAGAGCACTCTCGAAAGCCTCGGGGGCGGTTGCATGGGAATAAAATTTCCGGATCGTGTCCAGTTTGGCCGGAGCTTTTACCGCCTTCTTCCATTCCGCGGAAATATCGGTCAGCTTCTTGTGATCCAGCAGCTTTTCGATCGTAATCTTATATTTGTCGCCTTTTAAGTTCTGGTCGAGAGGGACCAGGTCCGCCAATTCCTCATAAGCGTGGTACTTATCTAAATTGTTGGTAAGACGTTCCCGATTTTTACGCTGGTAAACGAGATGGTATTTCCGAAGGAGATTCAGCTCCATCTCGACGTTGATCGGAGGAATGTTCACTTTTCTGGAAATTTCGCCCAACGTTAGGACGTTTTTGTTCTTCAGGATGGAAGTGTAGATGTTGACCTGAAGAACGGTCAACTTTTCGAGCACTCCCTTTAAGTAGAACTCGTCCAGAAAAGTATCATATAAGAATTTAAGGTTTTTATTCTTTTCCTTAAATGGCGGCTTGGGGAGATTCCAAAGGGCTGCGATCTTTTTTAAGTCGTTTAGTTCGAGTTTTTCGAGTTCTTGTAACAATACAGATTCGCCGCTCATACCGATGACCGAAATGATTCGTTCGAAAGCCATCCTCTAATTCTCGACTGATTCGTAAACCAAAATACAGATTCAAACTCCGGACTTCCGACAAGAATTCAACGCCTTGCAAAACAAGGAATTCCGGGAGAAAAACCCACCTCTCCGGCATCCTCAGAGTCGATTTGGATTGTCCTTACAGCCTTCGTTACTAACTTGGAACCGTATGGCCGGATTTCTGGATAACCTTCGCCTAGGATTGGGCGGGGCGGCTCGGATGGTTTCGAGCGGTTTTATCTTTTCCTCAAAGACCCTTCTCCTGCTCAAAGACCTGGCTGTGGGAGGTAACGTATCTCAGGACTTTCCGGTAAGGCTTCGGGAAGCCTTCGAGGAATTAGGGGCTACCTATATCAAACTCGGACAGTTCATCGCGTCCGCACCCTCCTTATTTCCGGAGGAGATCGTTACGGAAATGCAGAAATGCTTGGACGCCGTACGACCGATCCCGTTCTCCGAAGTCGAAAAAACGATCCGTAAGGAACTGGGAGGACGTTGGGAAAACCATTTCCGGAGCATAGACCCGAGTCCATTGGCTTCCGCCTCCATCGCGCAGGTCCATTCCGCGGTTACCAAAGACGGGATCGACGTGGTCATCAAGGTGCAAAGATCCGATATAGAATCCGCACTGGGCGCCGACCTGAATCTGTTGTATCTGGCTAGTCTATTATTCGAGAAATTCGTTCCAGGCTTGAATCGGTCCGGCCTTTCGGATATGATGAAATTATTTCAGTCCTCCATTTTAGAGGAAATCGATTTCCGCAAGGAAGCCTCGAATCTAGAAGAGTTCGAAAGATACCTTCTTGCCGCGGGAGAGACCAGGGCTCGGGTACCTAAAGTTTACCACGGGCTCAGCACGGAAAAAATCCTAGTTATGGAGAGATTTTACGGGGCTCCGATTACGGACGAAGTTTCCTTGAGAAAATATTCTCCCGATCCAGCCCGCACATTGTCGGACGCGTTGGAGATCTGGTTTTCCACTCTTTCCCACTCCGGTTTTTTTCACGCGGATGTACATGCGGGAAATTTAATGATCCTACGGGACGGCACAGTGGGTTTCATCGATTTCGGGATCGTCGGTCGGATCTCTCCGAAAATTTGGGAAGGTCTGATGATTTTTCTGGAGGGACTCGCGACGAATCGCCCGGAGAGGATCGCAAAGGGTCTGATCCGGATGGACTCCACAGCGGAAGGCGTGGACGAAAAAAAATTAGCTCAGGACCTAGGCAAGGTATTCGACGAAATGAGCGAAATGGTGCTCGGAATCCAGATGGGAGAATTGGAAGCGTTCGACGAGAGAAAACTGAACGCGATACTATTCGAATTCCGCGAACTGGCGTTAAGGAACGGCCTCAAAATTCCGAAAGAGTTCGGACTCCTTATCAAACAGATCCTGTATTTCGACCGTTATGTTAAGGCGTTCGCTCCGGATATAGATTTGATCCGGGATCGGGAAAAATTCATCCGATGAAAGTGAAATTACTGGATCTGGAACCCGGAGAATCCCGAACCTTGTCGGGACTAAAGGAATTCCCCGGAAAAGAAGGTCTGGTAAGAAACCTGCTGGATATGGGATTCCTTCCCGGGACCAGGCTGCAGATCCTTGCCAAATATCCGAGCCAAGATAAAATCATCGTGAAAGTGGGACTGGTCCAATTGGTCCTTAGACATGTAGAGGCGGAATTACTGGAGTTAGAGGAAACAGAGTGACTGCATTACAAAAAAGCATAATACGGGAATCCTCCAAGTCCGTCGGTTCCGACCTGCACCGAATCCTGCTGGCGGGAAATCCGAATTGCGGGAAATCCACTCTGTTCAATCGGCTCACCGGACTCAGGCAAAAGACGGGAAATTTCCACGGGGTCACGGTGGAAAAAGCCGAGGGAAAAATCCGCTCCGAGGATAAAACTCTGAGTATCATGGATCTGCCGGGAGCCTATAGCCTAGGCGGAGAATCGGAAGACAAACAGGTAGCCACCAAAGTTCTGCTCTCCCGCAAAACAACGGATCGAATCCTTTTCGTTCTGGACGGGGTCGCCGTCGAGAGGGGTCTGCAATTTCTGATGCAAATCGCCGGACTCAAGGCGCCTACTCTTGTGGTCGTTACGATGAGGGACGCATTGGAAAAAAAGGGTTTAAGTCTGGACCTGAAAGAACTTCGAAACGCCTTCGGAATCGATTTTAGATTCGTAAATCCGAGAACGGGAGAAGGGGTCCCCGAATTGAAAGAGATCCTTTTCGAAGACTCCTCGTATCGAATTCCTGAATATTCTTTTACCTGGGATCGCAAAAGGGAAAAACTCGTCGGGTCCATTCTCGACCGCTTGGAAAGCTCCGATCCGACATCCCTCAGGTTCGTCGTGGAAAATTCCCTGAAAGAATTGTCGGGAGAAAAATTGCTTACGGGAATTCCCGGTCTTTCCTTTTTACCGACGGGGGCAAGGACCCTGGTCGAGAGTCTCTTCCAAAAGTCCGGACTGCTTTTTGCCTACTCGGATGAACTCGTACAAAAATCCCTTTGGATCAAAAAACTTCTCTCCAAATCCCTTTCCGGCAAGGAAGTGAAGGGAGAACATTTCTTGAACTTCGCGGACAGAATCCTTTTGCACCCCGTTTGGGGCTTGGTCAGTTTTTTGGGCATCATGGCTCTGGTTTTCCAGATGCTCTTTGCCTGGTCCGAAATCCCGATGGATTGGATCGAAAAACAGGTCGGTGCGTTCGCGGAATTCGCCGGAGGTTTTTTCCCTCACGGTCCGATCCGGTCCCTCGTCCAGGAAGGAGCTATCGGAGGAGTCGGAGCGGTACTCGTCTTTATCCCGCAAATCAGCCTTCTTTTTTTCTTTATCGGGATCATGGAGGAAAGCGGCTATATCGCGAGAGCTTCCTTCGTCATGGATCGGTTCATGGGAAAATTCGGACTTTCCGGAAAATCCTTTATCCCTCTCTTATCCTCGGCCGCTTGTGCGGTTCCCGCGATCATGGGAACGAGGACCATAGAAAACAAGGCGGATAGGATCACTACGATTCTGGTGTCTCCATTGATCACATGCTCCGCAAGATATCCCGTTTATATATTGGTCATCGGAACGGTTTTTTCCCAAAAACCCGTTTTCGGAATCCTGCAGACCAAGGCCTTAGCGTTGTTCGGATTATTCCTGCTCGGAATGATTGCGTCCATGACGGCGGCTTTCATATTTAAAAAGACCTTCTTTTTATCCGAGCCTTCCTACTTTTTGATGGAACTCCCCCGATATCATTTCCCCTCCCCCAAAATCCTTTTTATGGTAGTATATAAGAAAATTAAAACATTCTTATTGAATGCGGGGAAAATCATCCTATCCATCTCCGTATTGCTTTGGTTTTTGGCGAACTACCCTCGCTTGGACGAATCCAAAACTTCAGGACTGGAACCGGCCCAGGCAAAATCCCTGCAAATCTCCGAGTCCTATGCGGGCTATATGGGTAAGGCAATGGAACCGATCCTGAAACCGATCGGTTTCGGATGGAAGATGGGCATAGGACTGATCACTTCGTTCGCGGCGCGGGAGGTGATGGTATCCACGCTATCCATCATCTACGGCGTGCAAGGCGAAGATAGCGACCAAGAAGACTTGCGCACCGCGCTCCAAAACGATAAGGATCCGGAAACGGGAAAGCCGATTTGGAATTTGGCCAGTGCCTTAAGTTTATTGGTTTTTTTCGCGTTCGCCTGCCAATGCATGTCCACGTTGGCGGTAGTAAAAAGGGAAACGAACTCCCTATTTTGGCCGTTTTTCCTATTCGGGTACATGACTTTACTCGCCTATGTTTCTTCCTTCTTGGTCTACCAAATCGGAAAAGCGATCGGATGGACCTGAATCTTGAAAAGGATCCCGCCGAACCTTATGATTATCTCCGTTTTTTTTGCGGCGATCTTCGGTTTACTTACGATTTTCAGATTCGTTCTACTTTTCGTTTACTTCGACAAGGTGGAAAACTCCTCTTGGACGGAAATCTTATCCTCATTCGGAATCGGGATCCGCTTCGACCTTTCGGTCGCCGCGATACTGCTTGGTCCGTTTTGGACGATGTCCGCCTTCCATTACGCTAACCGCTGGCCGGTTTATCGCTACCTATGGGGAATTCCGCCGATCCTTATTTTCTTATGGATGTGCGGCCACTTGATCGGCGACACGATCTATTACGGAGAAGCGAACAAACATCTGGGCTACGAAGGTTTCGTATTTTTAGGGAAGGATTTTCTCGTTCTCTTATCCGCCGCTTTTCGAAATTCTCCCGTACTGGTTCTCTCCGCCTTATCCGCGATTTCCATCGGACTTCCCCTTTTCGTCGCCGCATTTTTCAAATGGAATGGATACGAATTTTCGGAAGACCGACGGAAATCAGAACTCCTACAGATTCCGATTTCCTTTTTGATCGCGTTTTTACTTTTTAGAGGGGGCTTCCAACAAAGACCCCTGCGACCCACAGACGCGATCCATTCCCGAAACGAATTCCTGAACAATCTTCCTTTGAACGGGGTGTTCACCACTCTGACCGATTTGAAATCCAAGACGCTTCTTCCGAGCCTGAGGATTCCCTTCCCCCAAGCCGTGGAACTGGTCAGGAAAGAGATAGAGTATCCTGGCGCTTCTTTTATAGACGAACGTTATCCGATCCTCAGAGAAACGACGGAGACCAGAAACGGAACTCCGCCGAACATAGTTCTCATCCTTTTGGAAAGCTGGACAGGTAAATTTCTGAAACCGAACGGAGGGGGAAAAATCCTGGGACATGAGTTGGCACAAAACTTCGACTCTCTCACTACTAGAGGTAGGTATTTTTCCAAATTCTTTGCGACGGGAGGCAGAACCACGAACGGCCTCCTTTCCACACTGACAGGGATTCCGGACAGGCCCGGGATCACCTCCGTTCGAACCCACCAAGTGTTAGGAAACTTCGGAGGGTTAGGAACCGTTCTGAAACAGGCGGGGTATTCCACACTCTTCGTCCACGGAGGAGACGCCGGATTCGACAATATGAACTTTCTCTTCCCTCACTGGGGATTCGATACGGTAGTGGATCGGAACGAGATGAGCAAGGAAGGGAAATATACACCCGGCGCTTGGGGGTATTTCGACGGAGATGTCCTGGAAGAATTACACGAAAGATTACTATCCGCAAAACGCCCCGTCCTTGCGGTCTCGCTTACTCTCACGACTCATTATCCCTATGAAGTTCCGGACAAAAGTTTCGAAATCTTTCCGGATTCCGTTCAGGACTACGATTATCTTAACACGTATCATTATTCGGATTGGGCCCTAGGCAGGTTCATGGAAAAGGCGAGAAAGTCGCGGTACTTCGAAGATACGATCTTCCTGTTCGTCGCGGACCATACCCATCATAGAAACCTGAGTCCTTACGAGGACAGGAACATCCCTTTTTTGATCTATTCCCCGAAATACGTAAAACCTGGAGTCAATTCTCGGGTTGCCTCCCAATTGGACGTAATTCCAACGATACTCGGCTTGGTAGGTAAGAAAGTCCGATTTTCCGCGATGGGAAGGGATTTGCTCGCGCGACAAGACAAAGAGAATGGAGGCGCTTATTTCGCGTTTTCGAGCGTGATCGGCTGGATCCAGGACGATTTGGCGCTGTACAGATTTACGGACGGAGAACTCAGGGACGCTACGTACTACTCCAAAAATCCGACGTCTAAAATTTGCGAATCGTCCCCTGCCACCTGCGATCTCTATGAAACGAAGGCGAAGGCCTTCCTCAATCTGAGCTACGATCTGATGAACTCGAATATGGTTTACCCCCCCGCGAAATAAGCTGAGAAG from Leptospira fletcheri includes:
- a CDS encoding metallophosphoesterase, with protein sequence MKNFSLAIIGDIHGFWTSVDTEYFSKSEYDAVLFTGDLGTYRTESTFRVAQEISKIRKPCYLVPGNHDTTSLFQLLAEILHLPSFLTWPGLPWHLRRYSRFRKELGDIRICEYSLHKEIGGLTILGARPLSMGFRLNFLPFLRKKFSVSNMADSVRKLDSLGREAAESGEDLLVLAHNGPAGLGNKASDIWGCDFRKEEGDFGDTDLATFLEHAASYGRTPNVVIAGHMHHHTKRSVLFRIWKVRKSGTLFINAARVPRVFRDAEGISWHHHVRLRRKDGAWDAEAVYLRNGKEEVFPLPELLEREKASVKEEVSLLP
- a CDS encoding methyl-accepting chemotaxis protein, encoding MQGISKEINKFIARFIFYTEAVAFLVAVPITLFLFTLVLELDESQTRNLLLAASIATPFLLLYTILATRWKLTVLYEYRSQFDTGAVNRETVFKAQKALFRLPILHSLEAGSRMLLGGAITAFLFGYFDPGIAADYYNLFGVLLFMTACLSLYFYLTTEKLKEDLSRTDIFGSIDASSLVRLSLNRTLSLTFFCIVFILAVGVSTIVYKLSYNSLRGAYFEQMKNLAQTLDILTETIYRDAEKDSEDLTENQNLKYFLSKFDTKESSGILEKFISSKSRFDGVAILQTEGNSYRKLAFAGTLDSEIGLITEKFSLPGSDQIAEQISKNRIFASEPSASPEGGSPVVLLIKQISVPTEGRTTFAVFSFKIGELTGWILQSVKVGKTGYPGLWSERMTFVNHINPAFRLKKLQEFSFRDDFKKSRDGEPVRYNLNGVYKYLIYKSNPGFGFKSFVAIENGEIADQALSTALYMIFFSFFGLIFVAALIYYILTKSLNPLNESRALIEKMAEGNLSHNITVHSRNEIGEMSISINEFNKKVKNVLHKISDASSNLASSSEEMSATLKSISDNAQGQAAAAEEISASIEEISAGMDSISHQTDEQVRLLDRLGGEMNAFSSSVRATSRNVEEALGQVKRITEDAKKGGKTLERTNTSIGKISRSSEEITGVIEIITNISEQIHLLALNAAIEAARAGAAGKGFAVVADEISKLADKTSSSTKDIEEIIQANEAEIGIGVGNIKETVAVIGGIIRDIETIYAKMSEVSSFMGEQLKSNESVNQSGLEVKSRSDSIRAAVQEQKMAIHEISTTISNINDLTQSNAASSEELSSSSVGLANLAEDLKRDSEYFHF
- a CDS encoding helicase, translated to MSGESVLLQELEKLELNDLKKIAALWNLPKPPFKEKNKNLKFLYDTFLDEFYLKGVLEKLTVLQVNIYTSILKNKNVLTLGEISRKVNIPPINVEMELNLLRKYHLVYQRKNRERLTNNLDKYHAYEELADLVPLDQNLKGDKYKITIEKLLDHKKLTDISAEWKKAVKAPAKLDTIRKFYSHATAPEAFESALTSLSELEKDTLVRIYLSGGVADADDIRSFVVMNRGKYEAIVPALVEKGLVADICFVEEKFVRVFALPEELLKYIQNNPILPSIKKGTRQRQEKSATNELDFFLNTKKLLSYISRKGLVLAKSGKVKQADHKRTEQELLNPDIGIFPEKSQIYQMELILPILRLLNLADIKGENIILRGDVEGFLKKDIFEIMKLVIHEVNEARMKRINPPEVFQPTEMPFYDKMILDKCVNLIIKSKRIHLSVIFSTIIRDHLILSPGFRTKNFQTDLADLRKEIMSAIFYLHLFGLLEVEYPNRFLALSKLGEYFFQTGELTGSTEKGGITINPDFSIIAFPEKVSINGIHLLKAFTELKDYDRVYTFILTKEAYQLGILLGYKPIEFIDFLKASSRAELAQNLLFLLEDWGGNLPVVEIAEDCVLVRTKDQNVMELLLGQIKGKKIVLDEIGPNAILVDKARVQDVITVSEKLNLIIKLTR
- a CDS encoding tetratricopeptide repeat protein, producing MSEPIEKTQIGKEEEDSHFAQIKNLAKEAYRYLDSRQWDKAESKLKELLAKEPANTYGLVGMGDLHFKRKEFKQALDFYNRCIKEDSSNKFSLMGMMNCYREMNLLNRVIEIAEEYRHITITDASILSRVADAHRKLKNFKESEVYYMQALQINPKDQYVIVGLGHLFFACQRYKDAIHWWEKLLVIQPDNIKILTEIGNSYRKIKDFDEAIQYYRRAADLDPKNFFALYGLAESYRGKKDFRKANEFWERILEFDPDNKLIINRYADSLRGMGEYDKALECFNRILSEGEDYFALLGKASSLKLKGSRDKAEEIYLDLHRKFPMDPRPVIELSELYYDVARKDEAVKLLEDFHRKQPLNEEVKAKLDFFTEEG
- a CDS encoding ABC1 kinase family protein; this translates as MAGFLDNLRLGLGGAARMVSSGFIFSSKTLLLLKDLAVGGNVSQDFPVRLREAFEELGATYIKLGQFIASAPSLFPEEIVTEMQKCLDAVRPIPFSEVEKTIRKELGGRWENHFRSIDPSPLASASIAQVHSAVTKDGIDVVIKVQRSDIESALGADLNLLYLASLLFEKFVPGLNRSGLSDMMKLFQSSILEEIDFRKEASNLEEFERYLLAAGETRARVPKVYHGLSTEKILVMERFYGAPITDEVSLRKYSPDPARTLSDALEIWFSTLSHSGFFHADVHAGNLMILRDGTVGFIDFGIVGRISPKIWEGLMIFLEGLATNRPERIAKGLIRMDSTAEGVDEKKLAQDLGKVFDEMSEMVLGIQMGELEAFDERKLNAILFEFRELALRNGLKIPKEFGLLIKQILYFDRYVKAFAPDIDLIRDREKFIR